DNA sequence from the Butyricimonas faecalis genome:
GACTAGCTAACAAATAAACCCTTCGGAAAGTAAAAAAAGTATCCCGACTGAATAATAGCCGATAAAAAAGATAGAACACGACTAGCGCAATATTTACCTTTATCAAATAGATCCATGTCGCATTGGTAATCATGGCTTGTACATTTTATTGTTTCTCTATTAGCCGGATGATCTCTTCAAGATCTTTTGCCGAAATCTTTTGCTCTTTAGCAAAGAATGTTACCATCTCCTTGTAAGAATTTTCAAAATAATTACGAACTACCCCGGACATAAACTTTGTTTTATATTCATTTTCATCCATAACAGGAATATACTCGTAGATATTTCCATGCTTCTTACTGGTTAAAAATCCTTTTTTCTCCAAGTTCTTCACGATAGAAGCAACTGTCGTGTAAGGTGGTTTCGGTTCTTCCATTCGATTTAAA
Encoded proteins:
- a CDS encoding BlaI/MecI/CopY family transcriptional regulator, with translation MEKLTHQEEEVMLIIWQVKSGVIKDFLNRMEEPKPPYTTVASIVKNLEKKGFLTSKKHGNIYEYIPVMDENEYKTKFMSGVVRNYFENSYKEMVTFFAKEQKISAKDLEEIIRLIEKQ